The following are encoded in a window of Megalobrama amblycephala isolate DHTTF-2021 linkage group LG19, ASM1881202v1, whole genome shotgun sequence genomic DNA:
- the kif23 gene encoding kinesin-like protein KIF23 isoform X1 has protein sequence MIRQAKGKTPRRPPPKKPSNNQKDPVGVYCRVRPLGADDEECCIEVISNTTIQLHAPDGLKANRNGEYKETQYSFKKVFGIKTSQRELFEDVAKPLVEDLIHCKNGLLFTYGVTGSGKTHTMTGSPGQGGLLPRSLDMIFNSIGPYQAKRYVFKPDDKNGMEVQNQVDALLDRQKRDSQTTVPKTPTTRRIDPEFADMISPEEACKADGVDEDSSYSVFVSYIEIYNNYIYDLLEETPFDPIKPKWNGAGTPLRNNIEFIPPQSKILREDQNHNMYVAGCTEVEVKSTEEAFEVFWRGQKKRRIANTQLNRESSRSHSVFIVKLAQAPLDADGDNVLQDKNQVNVSQLCLVDLAGSERTSRTRAEGSRLREAGNINQSLMTLRTCIEVLRENQMCGTNKMVPYRDSKVTHLFKNYFDGEGKVRMVVCVNPKADDYEETLLVMRFAEMTQEVEVARPVDRPICGFAAGRRQRNQAFKEELTRRLEERGGPVDGEFPTVLNQLLQSFPPLPPCEISGPNDDVTLPRLIEALEKRHKIRQMMIEEYNKTANMLKSVLQEQDSNILSKENFIQEQRGRLGEKDKMIQNQKNEIDRLEKKSKMLEYKIDILQKTTNIYEEDKRSLQQELESREQRLQRELSEKRRMESRMQGMVTDAKLKWEKECERRVNAKQLEMQNKLWVKDEKLKQLKAIVTEGKTENRQPQRPSREKDKVPPKRSASPSPVPSPYDGSQSSLSSLEPIYNFSQTVRSDPHFPRPGSVSVASCISEWEQGVPQSRRQGSQSPPDSRKRAQGLPNSLSRRRGRCWAREVPVQPADVDLEETTHWTGPPVRPLHRRSHSAGGERWVDHKPTSNVDLDTVLKPNIPNAIKVNAPNEKALSKCDRYVLTHQEVASDGEIQTKLIKGEVFKTRGGGQSVQFTDIETLKQENPVAASRKRRSSETDPDGEPMEGDWTDVETRCSVAVEMRAGSNLGPGYQHHGYPKRRKP, from the exons ATGATTAGGCAAGC GAAGGGCAAGACCCCCAGACGCCCTCCTCCAAAAAAGCCTTCCAACAACCAGAAGGACCCCGTTGGA GTGTATTGTCGCGTGCGTCCATTGGGTGCAGATGATGAGGAATGCTGTATTGAGGTTATAAGCAACACCACCATTCAGTTACATGCCCCTGATGGGCTCAAAGCCAACAGGAATGGTGAATACAAAGAG ACACAATATTCCTTCAAAAAGGTGTTTGGAATTAAAACATCACAGAGGGAATTATTTGAAGATGTTGCTAAACCTTTAGTGGAAGACCTCATTCACTGTAAAAATG GCCTGTTGTTCACCTACGGTGTCACCGGCAGTGGTAAAACTCACACAATGACTGGATCACCGGGTCAAGGTGGGCTGCTTCCACGTTCACTTGACATGATCTTCAACAGCATTGGCCCCTACCAGGCCAAGAGATAT GTTTTCAAGCCTGATGATAAAAACGGCATGGAGGTGCAGAATCAGGTCGATGCACTCTTAGACCGACAGAAGCGAGACAGTCAGACAACTGTACCGAAGACTCCAACTACAAG GCGAATTGACCCAGAGTTTGCTGACATGATCAGCCCAGAGGAGGCTTGTAAAGCAGATGGAGTGGATGAGGACAGCAGTTACAGTGTTTTTGTCTCTTACATTGAGATTTACAACAACTACATCTATGATCTCCTGGAGGAGACTCCTTTTGATCCAATAAAGCCCAA GTGGAATGGTGCAGGCACACCTCTGAGAAACAACATTGAGTTCAT ACCACCCCAATCCAAAATACTGCGAGAAGATCAAAATCACAACATGTACGTGGCTGGGTGCACTGAGGTTGAGGTCAAGTCAACAGAGGAAGCTTTTGAAGTCTTTTGGAGAG GTCAGAAGAAGCGCAGGATTGCAAACACGCAATTGAACCGCGAGTCCAGCCGCTCTCACAGTGTGTTCATTGTTAAATTAGCACAAGCACCTCTGGATGCAGATGGAGACAATGTGCTTCAG GATAAGAATCAGGTGAACGTGAGCCAGTTGTGTCTGGTGGATCTGGCTGGCAGTGAACGCACTAGCAGAACTCGGGCAGAGGGCAGTCGTCTCCGTGAAGCAG gCAACATAAATCAATCTTTAATGACTCTGCGCACATGCATTGAGGTACTGAGGGAGAACCAGATGTGTGGCACGAACAAG ATGGTTCCATACAGAGACTCCAAAGTGACCCATCTGTTCAAAAACTACTTTGATGGTGAAGGCAAAGTGAGGATGGTTGTGTGTGTAAATCCAAAAGCTGATGATTATGAGGAGACATTG CTGGTGATGCGCTTTGCTGAGATGACTCAGGAGGTGGAAGTGGCCCGGCCTGTTGACCGGCCCATCTGTGGCTTCGCTGCTGGTCGCCGACAGAGGAACCAAGCCTTCAAAGAGGAGCTGACCCGCAGACTGGAGGAACGTGGAGGTCCTGTAGATGGAg AGTTTCCAACAGTATTGAACCAGCTGCTTCAGTCCTTTCCTCCACTTCCTCCCTGTGAGATTTCTGGCCCTAACGATGATGTCACTCTACCCAGACTCATTGAGGCCCTGGAGAAGAGACACAAGATTCGACAGATGATGATTGAGGAGTACAATAAAACTG CTAACATGCTGAAGTCTGTTCTTCAAGAGCAGGACAGCAACATTCTCTCCAAGGAGAATTTCATCCAAGAGCAGCGTGGCAGGCTAGGGGAAAAGGATAAAATGATACAGAACCAGAAGAATGAGATTGATCGTCTGGAAAAGAAATCCAAGATGCTGGAGTACAAG ATTGACATCCTACAGAAAACTACCAACATCTATGAAGAGGACAAGCGATCTCTACAGCAGGAACTGGAGAGCAGAGAACAGAGGCTTCAAAGGGAACTGTCTGAAAAGAGACGCATGGAATCGCGTATGCAGGGCATGGTCACTGATGCCAAGCTCAAGTGGGAGAAGGAATGT GAGAGGCGGGTAAATGCCAAGCAGCTGGAGATGCAGAATAAGCTGTGGGTGAAGGATGAGAAGCTCAAACAGCTCAAAGCCATTGTGACGGAGGGGAAGACGGAGAACCGGCAGCCACAGCGGCCCTCCAGAGAAAAGGACAAAGTGCCCCCTAAGAGATCTGCATCCCCGTCACCCGTTCCT TCTCCCTACGATGGCTCGCAGTCATCCCTCTCCTCCCTGGAGCCTATATATAACTTCTCTCAGACGGTCAGGTCAGATCCTCACTTCCCCAGACCAGGCAGTGTGTCAGTGGCTTCCTGCATCTCTGAGTGGGAGCAGGGAGTCCCGCAGTCTCGCAGGCAGGGTAGCCAGTCGCCTCCAGACAGTAGGAAGAGAGCTCAGGGCCTTCCCAACAGTCTTAGCAGGAGGAGAGGCAGGTGTTGGGCCAGAGAGGTGCCCGTCCAgccagcagatgtagacctagaGGAAACGACTCACTGG ACTGGGCCGCCGGTTCGGCCTCTACACAGACGTTCGCACTCTGCAGGTGGAGAGAGGTGGGTTGATCATAAACCCACCAGTAATGTGGACCTGGATACAGTTCTCAAGCCAAACATCCCTAATGCCATCAAAGTAAATGCTCCCAATGAGAAAGCTCTGTCCAAGTGTGACAGGTACGTTTTGACGCACCAGGAAGTGGCCTCGGATGGGGAGATTCAGACCAAGCTAATCAag GGTGAAGTGTTCAAAACTAGAGGTGGAGGACAGTCCGTTCAATTCACGGATATCGAAACACTCAAGCAGGAAAACCCTGTTGCAGCCAG cCGTAAGAGGCGATCATCAGAGACTGACCCAGACGGTGAACCTATGGAAGGAGACTGGACTGATGTGGAGACGAGg TGCTCTGTGGCTGTGGAGATGAGAGCTGGCTCAAACCTGGGACCTGGATACCAGCATCATGGATATCCAAA ACGCAGAAAGCCTTGA